One genomic window of Vibrio natriegens NBRC 15636 = ATCC 14048 = DSM 759 includes the following:
- a CDS encoding LysR family transcriptional regulator, whose amino-acid sequence MDIKRLQYFVALAKNGNFTKTADQLDIAQSALSVSMQKLEKEIGLKLINRSSRQIQLTSDGMRFLFHARRILEDVELAQIEMDELKGLERGKIDFGVSAMLGSYFFPEALSAFNQAYPNIRIHVQEHGTATLEKMLLEGALDLAFVRTDKPVDQLRYVSLCPEEIVACVNESHPFAQLSNVTLEQFCEQPLILFREGYLLREAVSRYSRKHNLKPDIRFETNLIELVKALVKKEAGVSTCLRRIVQENEPLVCVPFNPALKVEFGIGWKSSHYLSNASRAFLKFMEEWYQPKRIK is encoded by the coding sequence GTGGACATCAAACGTCTTCAGTACTTTGTAGCTTTGGCTAAGAACGGCAACTTCACCAAAACTGCCGACCAACTGGATATTGCCCAGTCAGCACTCAGCGTTAGCATGCAAAAATTAGAGAAAGAAATCGGTCTGAAGTTGATCAATCGAAGCAGCAGACAGATTCAGCTCACCTCTGATGGCATGAGATTCCTGTTCCATGCGCGAAGGATTTTGGAAGATGTTGAACTCGCCCAGATTGAAATGGATGAGCTAAAAGGGCTCGAACGCGGCAAGATCGATTTTGGTGTTTCTGCGATGCTTGGGTCTTATTTTTTCCCTGAAGCACTGTCAGCCTTTAACCAAGCCTACCCTAATATTCGTATTCATGTTCAGGAACACGGCACGGCAACACTGGAAAAAATGCTTTTAGAAGGCGCTTTAGACTTGGCATTCGTCCGCACAGATAAACCCGTTGATCAACTGAGATACGTCTCGTTGTGCCCAGAAGAAATCGTTGCCTGCGTCAATGAGAGCCACCCTTTTGCCCAATTATCGAACGTAACGCTGGAACAATTCTGCGAGCAGCCGCTTATTCTGTTTCGGGAAGGATATTTGCTGCGTGAAGCCGTCAGTCGTTACAGCCGAAAGCACAACTTAAAACCAGATATACGCTTTGAGACCAACTTAATCGAACTCGTGAAAGCCTTAGTTAAGAAAGAAGCCGGTGTCAGCACATGCCTGAGACGAATAGTGCAAGAAAATGAGCCATTGGTTTGCGTACCATTTAATCCCGCACTTAAAGTCGAATTTGGTATTGGCTGGAAAAGCAGCCATTACCTGTCTAATGCATCGCGTGCGTTTTTGAAGTTTATGGAAGAGTGGTATCAACCCAAAAGAATCAAATAG
- a CDS encoding TRAP transporter permease: protein MKDNRNWNLLVTERLIAVAAIFAVSLSAFQIWQGITASLAAPTFRPIHISWVLVLVFLVKPTFSLNRTTLVYLLGRMIDLCCMVLTIWATWRISVFDYDDMSFLMDGLQLTDIFAGVVVIAMLLEATRRTVGAVMSWLAIVFILYAMFGSHLPDAIASKSFSIEEMIRFHIFSTNGVYGAPLGIAAGVVFTFVLFGAFLQVTGAGQFFIDCAFALAGKYRGGPAKASVIASAALGSISGSAIANTVTTGSLTIPMMKKLGYRPEQAAGIEAAASTGGQIMPPVMGAGAFVMAQFTGIAYSEILLVSIVPAILYFLSTLLYIHLMACKLGLKGMAQIESIKIVLVRGWHFLAPLVFITVLLMLSYSPVLVGIAGCGAILAAAMVRKSTRVSLKLILQGMKEGALMALPISVACACAGIIVGVIGQTGIGLQFTQFLLAMSGGQLWSVLGLVALAALVLGMGLPVTAAYIVLSVMAVPALTDLGVSLLAAHMIVFWLSQTSNITPPIALAAFAGAGIANASPMKSAIQAMKLAQGFFLIPIMMAHGNLIWFKEFSLFPFVLSVIYTLALIVAFAGSIEGRLFNPLSKVARGILFVSALVLAFGDSDVINIAATVGILLVTVLNQLKVLTPLKARAD, encoded by the coding sequence ATGAAAGACAATAGAAACTGGAACCTGTTGGTTACCGAGCGTCTGATTGCTGTCGCTGCCATCTTTGCTGTGTCGTTATCTGCATTTCAGATTTGGCAAGGCATTACAGCGTCGTTAGCTGCGCCCACATTTCGCCCAATTCATATTAGTTGGGTGCTGGTATTGGTATTTTTGGTTAAGCCGACATTCTCTTTAAACAGAACAACGTTAGTCTACCTGCTTGGGAGAATGATCGATCTGTGTTGCATGGTACTTACCATCTGGGCAACCTGGCGTATTAGCGTGTTCGATTACGATGATATGAGCTTTCTGATGGATGGTCTTCAGCTGACGGATATATTCGCAGGCGTAGTCGTCATCGCGATGTTGCTTGAAGCGACGCGACGTACTGTTGGTGCCGTGATGTCTTGGTTGGCAATCGTCTTTATTCTCTATGCAATGTTTGGCTCACACTTACCGGATGCCATCGCAAGTAAGAGTTTTTCTATTGAAGAGATGATTCGCTTCCATATTTTCTCGACTAACGGCGTGTACGGAGCACCATTGGGAATTGCCGCAGGCGTGGTGTTTACCTTCGTGCTATTTGGTGCCTTTCTTCAGGTTACCGGAGCGGGGCAATTTTTTATCGACTGTGCCTTCGCTTTGGCTGGTAAGTATCGCGGTGGTCCGGCGAAGGCAAGCGTGATCGCTTCTGCTGCGCTGGGTTCGATTTCTGGTTCAGCCATTGCGAATACGGTTACGACGGGCTCGCTGACCATTCCGATGATGAAAAAGCTAGGTTACCGACCAGAGCAGGCGGCTGGCATTGAAGCGGCGGCGTCAACCGGTGGGCAAATTATGCCGCCAGTGATGGGGGCTGGAGCCTTTGTTATGGCGCAGTTTACCGGCATCGCTTACTCAGAGATCCTTCTGGTTTCGATTGTTCCTGCCATTCTCTACTTTCTTTCAACGTTGCTTTATATCCATTTGATGGCGTGTAAGCTCGGCTTGAAAGGTATGGCGCAAATAGAGAGCATCAAAATTGTTCTGGTCCGAGGCTGGCACTTCTTAGCACCATTAGTCTTTATTACGGTGCTATTGATGTTAAGTTACTCGCCTGTTCTGGTCGGAATTGCAGGGTGTGGCGCTATTCTTGCTGCGGCTATGGTGCGTAAATCGACGCGAGTTTCATTGAAGCTGATCTTACAGGGAATGAAGGAAGGGGCACTGATGGCTCTGCCTATCTCTGTGGCTTGTGCTTGCGCAGGTATTATCGTTGGTGTGATTGGACAAACTGGTATTGGTCTGCAATTCACTCAGTTCCTGCTTGCCATGTCGGGCGGTCAATTATGGTCGGTTCTCGGTCTGGTGGCGTTAGCTGCGTTGGTTCTGGGAATGGGGCTACCTGTTACTGCTGCGTATATCGTATTGTCAGTGATGGCGGTACCAGCATTGACCGATTTAGGTGTTAGCCTGCTTGCCGCGCATATGATCGTTTTTTGGTTGTCACAGACCTCTAATATCACTCCGCCGATCGCTCTGGCCGCGTTTGCGGGCGCTGGTATTGCAAATGCGTCACCAATGAAATCTGCGATTCAGGCGATGAAGTTGGCGCAAGGATTCTTCTTAATTCCTATTATGATGGCCCACGGCAACCTCATCTGGTTTAAAGAATTCTCATTGTTCCCATTTGTTCTTTCAGTCATCTACACACTCGCATTGATCGTTGCGTTTGCGGGCAGTATTGAAGGTAGGTTGTTTAATCCTTTGTCGAAGGTGGCAAGGGGGATCCTGTTCGTCAGTGCGCTTGTGTTGGCATTTGGCGATAGTGATGTGATTAACATCGCGGCTACAGTGGGTATTCTTCTGGTTACCGTTTTGAACCAACTGAAAGTATTAACACCACTCAAAGCCAGAGCTGATTAG
- a CDS encoding TAXI family TRAP transporter solute-binding subunit, translating to MKKTIKTLLLFSMLSVVGGAQAENYTIGTGSQSGTYYPYGGVLAKIWSDNLPDFNMRVEVTAASVENTIKVVQDKQLVGLAMGDVVIQAQEGSKPFSRALDVAVLTALYPNVVQFVVRADSDIYSLKDLKGKTVSLGAPGSGTRVSARSILSALDLDEDGMNVQSLNFSATAEALANGQIDAGVFVGGTGLGAITELALTRDIRVLNFSAEDMKSIMGALPAYQSVQVEQGVYNGVESFTAPAVWNVLVVNQRLDEELAYNMTRLIFENASALQNSLSVAKFTTVENMNQLSAVSLHPGAQKYLQEQQSKQAQ from the coding sequence ATGAAAAAAACAATTAAAACGCTGCTGCTATTTTCCATGTTAAGTGTTGTGGGTGGTGCTCAGGCAGAAAATTACACCATAGGTACAGGAAGCCAGAGTGGGACTTACTATCCATATGGTGGCGTTCTGGCAAAAATCTGGAGCGATAACTTACCTGATTTTAATATGCGAGTTGAAGTAACGGCGGCTTCAGTAGAGAACACCATCAAAGTGGTTCAGGATAAGCAATTGGTAGGTCTCGCGATGGGTGACGTCGTTATTCAGGCTCAAGAAGGAAGCAAGCCGTTTTCACGCGCACTAGATGTTGCGGTACTGACGGCACTTTATCCAAACGTTGTGCAGTTTGTCGTGCGTGCAGATTCGGATATTTATTCACTGAAAGATTTAAAAGGGAAAACTGTCTCTCTGGGCGCGCCAGGTTCAGGCACCAGAGTGAGTGCGAGAAGTATTCTTTCTGCACTGGACCTTGATGAAGACGGTATGAATGTTCAGTCACTTAACTTCTCCGCGACCGCTGAAGCTCTTGCGAATGGTCAGATTGATGCCGGGGTTTTTGTCGGTGGTACTGGGCTGGGCGCGATCACTGAATTGGCTCTGACACGAGATATTCGCGTGCTTAATTTCTCCGCTGAAGACATGAAATCTATCATGGGTGCGCTTCCTGCGTATCAGTCAGTGCAGGTAGAGCAGGGCGTGTATAACGGTGTAGAAAGCTTTACGGCACCAGCTGTTTGGAACGTTTTGGTCGTTAATCAGCGACTTGACGAAGAGTTGGCTTACAACATGACCCGCTTAATTTTTGAAAACGCGTCAGCATTACAAAACTCACTCAGTGTTGCAAAATTCACCACGGTGGAAAATATGAACCAGCTAAGCGCTGTGTCTCTGCATCCGGGTGCCCAAAAGTATCTTCAAGAGCAGCAGAGTAAGCAAGCGCAGTAG
- the glaH gene encoding glutarate dioxygenase GlaH, giving the protein MTLSIKDSVNSELQGITVNPHPVNGRLQVITLGKDLLEKFNDLTCEWDLQAIEYKPFLRFAVAEALDKASDYQLGKLLVQIMDDRNQGAFLLEACDEVRAEYEDTEIQRRYFVKLSTAISHMIGLPNFDAMYGKYYARFTVRNVDDSDSYLRQAHRRMEMHNDGTYVDERTDFVLMMKMEESNMQGGDSLLLHLDDWQDLDKFYNHPMAKQDITWGAPPSKNTGYDIEHPVFFEEDAEGKPHFLFIDQFAKPKNRREGLYLYEIGESLENDPNCFNVRVNVGSMLVVHNHRWLHGRDKFVPHPDLSRELLRQRGSFSR; this is encoded by the coding sequence ATGACACTAAGCATCAAAGACAGCGTAAATTCAGAACTACAAGGCATCACCGTTAACCCACATCCGGTAAATGGCCGTTTGCAGGTGATTACTCTTGGAAAGGACTTATTAGAGAAGTTTAATGATCTGACTTGTGAGTGGGATCTTCAAGCCATTGAGTACAAGCCATTTCTTCGCTTTGCTGTAGCGGAAGCACTGGATAAAGCATCCGACTATCAACTCGGTAAGCTGCTTGTTCAGATTATGGATGATCGTAATCAAGGCGCATTTCTTCTCGAAGCTTGTGATGAAGTACGAGCAGAATATGAAGACACCGAGATCCAACGTCGTTACTTCGTCAAACTCTCTACGGCAATTTCGCACATGATTGGTCTGCCAAACTTTGATGCCATGTACGGTAAATATTATGCCCGTTTTACTGTGCGTAATGTTGACGACAGTGACAGCTACCTACGTCAGGCTCACCGCCGTATGGAAATGCACAACGACGGTACCTACGTCGATGAACGCACGGATTTCGTATTGATGATGAAAATGGAAGAGAGCAACATGCAAGGCGGCGATTCGCTGTTACTGCATCTTGATGACTGGCAGGACCTAGACAAATTCTATAATCATCCAATGGCGAAGCAAGACATTACTTGGGGCGCGCCACCAAGCAAAAATACCGGTTATGACATTGAGCACCCTGTATTTTTTGAAGAAGATGCAGAAGGTAAACCACACTTCCTGTTCATTGACCAATTTGCGAAACCTAAAAATCGACGTGAAGGTTTGTACCTGTATGAAATTGGTGAGTCTCTTGAAAATGATCCGAACTGTTTCAATGTACGTGTCAACGTCGGTTCTATGCTGGTTGTTCACAACCATCGTTGGCTACACGGACGAGATAAATTTGTCCCGCACCCAGATCTAAGTCGTGAACTACTTCGCCAGAGAGGTTCATTTTCACGCTAA
- the lhgO gene encoding L-2-hydroxyglutarate oxidase — MEKPYDYVILGGGIVGISTAWQLKQRYPTARVLVLEKESEVSMHQTGHNSGVIHAGVYYQPGSLKAQFCREGVEKTISFCEKHDIPYDQCGKLLVSTNQTEYERMQALYERCAQNGIEAELLDEAELRKREPNITGNGAIYVKSTAIVNYRLVTKKMAEEFKACGGELKLGTEVQDIEETADSIILHCRNGNTSHTYHAQFLITCAGLMADRITRMLNIDTDFQIVPYRGEYYRLPAKYNQIVNHLIYPIPDPDLPFLGVHLTRMIDGSVTVGPNAVQGWKREGYGKFNVSLRDIRDMVTFAGFWKVSFKHLKTGLAETWNSWWKPGYLKMVQKYCPMLEVSDLQPYPAGIRAQAVLKDGSLVHDFLFAESPRSLHVCNAPSPAATSAIPIGNYICDKVAEKTATTLSDAA, encoded by the coding sequence ATGGAAAAGCCGTACGACTATGTGATTCTCGGAGGCGGAATTGTCGGAATATCAACAGCATGGCAACTGAAGCAGCGCTACCCAACCGCACGTGTTTTGGTATTAGAAAAAGAATCAGAAGTATCCATGCATCAGACCGGACATAACAGTGGTGTTATTCACGCTGGTGTTTACTACCAACCTGGCAGCCTGAAGGCCCAGTTCTGTCGAGAAGGGGTTGAAAAGACGATCAGTTTTTGTGAAAAGCATGACATACCTTACGATCAATGCGGCAAATTGTTGGTTTCAACAAACCAGACAGAATATGAGCGAATGCAAGCCCTGTATGAACGCTGTGCGCAAAATGGAATTGAAGCAGAGCTGCTTGATGAAGCTGAACTGCGAAAACGAGAGCCGAATATTACCGGCAACGGCGCTATTTACGTCAAATCGACTGCCATTGTTAACTATCGTCTGGTCACGAAGAAAATGGCGGAAGAGTTTAAAGCCTGTGGGGGCGAACTGAAACTGGGAACGGAAGTTCAGGATATTGAAGAAACCGCCGACAGTATTATTCTGCACTGTCGAAATGGTAACACTTCCCACACTTACCATGCCCAATTTCTAATCACTTGCGCTGGACTGATGGCCGATCGCATCACGCGCATGCTCAATATAGACACCGATTTTCAAATCGTCCCTTATCGCGGAGAGTACTATCGCTTGCCAGCGAAATACAACCAGATCGTCAACCACCTCATCTATCCAATTCCAGATCCAGACTTACCTTTCCTTGGTGTGCATCTGACGCGGATGATTGATGGCAGCGTAACTGTTGGTCCTAATGCCGTACAAGGATGGAAAAGAGAAGGATATGGAAAGTTCAATGTATCCCTGCGTGATATCAGAGATATGGTGACCTTTGCTGGTTTCTGGAAAGTGAGCTTTAAGCACTTAAAAACGGGGTTAGCAGAAACCTGGAACTCTTGGTGGAAACCTGGTTACCTGAAAATGGTGCAGAAATATTGTCCGATGCTAGAAGTCAGCGATCTCCAGCCTTATCCCGCAGGTATCCGTGCTCAGGCCGTTCTTAAAGATGGTTCTTTAGTGCACGACTTCCTATTTGCTGAAAGCCCGCGCTCACTGCATGTCTGTAATGCGCCTTCTCCAGCCGCGACTTCCGCAATTCCTATCGGCAACTACATCTGCGATAAAGTGGCTGAAAAAACGGCCACGACTCTCTCGGACGCGGCTTAA
- a CDS encoding LysR family transcriptional regulator produces the protein MDTNKLIALLPEMAVFVVVIEEGSFSKAAEKLGVAPSSVSRSISKLENALCQKLLERTTRNMRLSIAGEEVHGLCMDMLKSARLATDAAFSSQSEVAGEIRIAAPRALASQVLSPLILDFLQEYPNVSVHFVVEDHFIDPIGHEVDMVIHITDKPVEGLVAKELGTNRLLICASKSYLEKFGYPRSPEELSAHQCIRLGESPVDRKWVFGQQGVIRTVNIDGRLAVNHTEIRKEAVLRGMGISIFPEFSIDALIQSGDVEALFPEWEVKGSYQGKIVAQYPQSRFIPRQLKVLVEYLHSRLSETAVSSD, from the coding sequence GTGGACACAAATAAGCTCATCGCTTTACTGCCGGAAATGGCCGTTTTTGTTGTCGTTATTGAAGAAGGGAGTTTTTCTAAAGCAGCGGAAAAGCTCGGTGTTGCGCCTTCATCTGTGAGCCGTTCCATCTCTAAGCTGGAGAATGCTTTGTGCCAAAAGCTCCTTGAGCGTACTACCCGAAATATGCGGTTAAGCATTGCGGGAGAAGAAGTTCACGGATTATGTATGGATATGCTTAAATCTGCGAGATTAGCGACAGATGCTGCTTTTTCCTCTCAAAGCGAGGTTGCTGGTGAAATTAGAATTGCCGCCCCCAGAGCCTTGGCCAGCCAAGTACTTTCGCCGTTAATTCTGGACTTCTTACAAGAATATCCCAACGTCTCGGTACATTTTGTTGTTGAAGACCACTTTATTGATCCTATTGGGCATGAAGTCGATATGGTGATACATATTACCGATAAACCAGTCGAAGGCTTAGTTGCCAAAGAATTAGGGACGAATCGATTACTCATTTGTGCTAGCAAGAGCTATCTGGAAAAATTTGGCTACCCTAGGAGCCCTGAAGAGTTGTCTGCCCATCAATGTATTCGTTTGGGTGAAAGTCCTGTCGACAGGAAATGGGTCTTTGGTCAACAAGGCGTGATTCGTACCGTTAATATCGATGGGCGACTTGCGGTCAATCATACCGAAATCCGTAAAGAAGCTGTTTTACGAGGGATGGGTATTTCGATTTTCCCTGAGTTTTCCATTGATGCGTTGATACAGTCCGGGGACGTTGAGGCGCTATTTCCAGAATGGGAAGTAAAGGGAAGTTATCAGGGAAAGATAGTCGCTCAGTATCCTCAATCCAGATTCATTCCTCGTCAGTTAAAAGTGCTGGTGGAGTACCTTCACAGTAGGTTGAGTGAAACAGCAGTGAGTTCTGACTGA
- a CDS encoding DMT family transporter, with product MSSLAIRERLSLFNIPELLLLLVAIVWGTSYGLTKSAITYTTVSIFIAIRFGWTFLLLLPMMIGDFVHSKNRDWPVALPTGAILAAIFFFEVYGVSQTTASNAAFLISLNVIFTLLLETLTGRRKPNRTLMWLCLFSTAGVLMLTNNHGFKITFNQGDIYILCAAALRAVMVIMTKKLTHGKQITNTTLTCIQSFIVAFNAYLISIVSHEPTTQALLPQAPEFWLTTSFLVLFCTLFAFYAQNYAVRKISPTKASLLMGSEPLFGAIFSLLWLNEVLTSVQWLGAAILLITVLSASLSKLGSEH from the coding sequence GTGTCTAGCTTAGCGATAAGAGAAAGGCTTTCATTGTTCAATATCCCCGAACTACTGCTTCTGTTAGTCGCCATTGTTTGGGGGACAAGTTATGGCCTAACAAAAAGTGCCATTACCTATACAACGGTGTCCATTTTTATTGCGATTCGCTTTGGGTGGACGTTTTTACTGCTACTCCCAATGATGATCGGGGACTTTGTTCATAGCAAAAACAGAGATTGGCCAGTCGCCCTACCGACTGGAGCCATCCTTGCGGCGATCTTCTTCTTTGAAGTCTATGGAGTTAGTCAGACAACCGCTTCTAACGCAGCATTTCTAATCAGCCTGAATGTCATATTTACCCTGCTTCTGGAAACCTTAACAGGAAGAAGAAAACCAAATCGAACACTGATGTGGCTGTGCTTATTCAGTACAGCAGGTGTACTCATGTTAACCAATAACCACGGTTTCAAAATTACATTCAATCAGGGGGATATCTATATTCTGTGTGCGGCGGCATTGAGGGCAGTTATGGTCATCATGACAAAGAAACTGACTCATGGAAAACAGATAACCAATACCACTCTAACGTGTATTCAGTCATTCATTGTTGCATTTAATGCCTACTTAATCAGTATTGTATCTCATGAGCCCACCACTCAAGCCCTCCTCCCACAGGCTCCGGAATTTTGGCTTACGACTTCTTTTCTGGTTCTGTTTTGTACATTGTTTGCCTTCTATGCACAAAATTATGCGGTACGGAAAATATCTCCGACCAAAGCGTCACTGCTTATGGGAAGTGAACCTCTGTTTGGCGCTATTTTCTCCCTACTATGGCTGAATGAAGTGTTAACCAGCGTTCAATGGTTAGGTGCAGCGATTCTCCTTATTACGGTACTGAGCGCTTCGTTGAGTAAACTAGGCTCGGAGCATTAG
- a CDS encoding helix-turn-helix transcriptional regulator, translating into MKRKLERVPQRIGASWRYLKIVEPQKSYDWHCHEEYEIAIHRNFLGSCFVGNYNSAIQNNHTILIGPGLPHAIYSDSVINDGQCETHVIWFQKSWIEQLIHHCQELTPLKEILEKANQGLQFSTQTGDKVVKLLSNVLELPPPNQFAILIEIFCLLIADNNTVRLINPIINATNDEKKRVDDKIERAESYLLTHFNENISLQDLANHLFLSESSVRRLFAQHFNESFSQRLKKIRLNIACDMLAYTDYPIRVILEKVGYINQANFNRQFKNYKNVTPKEYRLAMKRYQKSSK; encoded by the coding sequence ATGAAACGTAAATTAGAGCGTGTTCCACAGCGAATAGGTGCTTCTTGGCGCTACTTAAAAATTGTCGAGCCTCAAAAGAGTTACGACTGGCATTGCCATGAGGAATATGAAATTGCAATTCACCGCAATTTTTTAGGTAGTTGTTTTGTAGGAAATTATAATAGTGCAATACAGAATAACCACACGATTCTTATCGGCCCTGGGTTACCTCACGCCATCTATTCAGACTCAGTGATTAACGATGGTCAGTGTGAAACTCATGTTATTTGGTTTCAAAAATCCTGGATCGAACAACTGATTCACCATTGCCAAGAGTTAACCCCACTAAAAGAAATACTGGAAAAGGCTAACCAAGGTTTACAATTTTCCACACAAACGGGAGACAAAGTTGTCAAATTGCTTTCGAATGTACTTGAACTTCCTCCCCCAAACCAATTTGCAATTTTAATTGAAATTTTTTGCCTATTAATCGCGGATAATAATACCGTGCGATTAATAAACCCTATCATCAATGCAACAAACGATGAGAAAAAACGAGTCGATGATAAGATTGAAAGAGCAGAATCTTACTTATTAACTCATTTTAACGAGAATATTTCACTTCAAGATCTGGCCAACCATTTATTTTTAAGCGAAAGCAGTGTGCGAAGACTGTTTGCACAACACTTTAACGAAAGCTTTAGCCAAAGATTAAAGAAAATTCGCTTAAATATAGCTTGTGATATGCTCGCTTACACCGACTATCCAATACGAGTAATCCTAGAAAAAGTAGGATACATCAATCAAGCGAACTTCAATCGTCAGTTTAAAAACTATAAAAACGTTACGCCAAAAGAATATCGATTAGCTATGAAACGCTATCAAAAATCCAGTAAATAA
- a CDS encoding gamma-glutamyl-gamma-aminobutyrate hydrolase family protein: protein MDKKPRIGVTGNHRSWSPSWWCTKLALILAGAKPERISVKHQRSGKPLDGLIIGGGDDIDPEHYGGEASERDEFDPERDKLEIEWIKWALENEVPILGICRGAQLVNVVHGGNLYADISTLRKRTYNRPGLLPTKQVFVDRESDLFSLCGKPKLRVNSLHHQAVKDVGDGLRVAGRDLDGFIQAIESTHSRPIRGVQWHPEYMFYLPSQFKLFRWLVRLSR, encoded by the coding sequence GTGGATAAAAAGCCGAGAATTGGGGTAACAGGTAACCATCGTAGTTGGTCTCCATCGTGGTGGTGTACAAAACTCGCGCTCATACTAGCAGGCGCAAAACCTGAGAGAATCAGCGTTAAGCACCAGAGATCAGGGAAACCACTCGATGGTCTGATCATTGGCGGCGGTGATGACATTGACCCTGAACACTATGGTGGCGAAGCCAGTGAGCGGGATGAATTTGATCCTGAACGCGATAAGCTAGAGATAGAGTGGATAAAATGGGCGCTAGAAAACGAGGTTCCCATTTTGGGGATATGTCGCGGCGCACAACTGGTGAATGTTGTGCATGGTGGCAACCTGTATGCGGATATCTCGACGCTACGTAAGCGGACCTATAATCGTCCGGGCTTGCTACCTACTAAGCAAGTGTTCGTCGATAGAGAGTCAGATCTGTTTTCTTTGTGTGGCAAGCCTAAGTTGAGGGTAAATAGCTTGCACCATCAAGCTGTAAAAGATGTTGGGGATGGCTTACGTGTTGCGGGGCGAGATCTGGACGGTTTTATTCAAGCGATCGAGAGCACGCATTCCCGGCCTATCAGGGGTGTTCAGTGGCATCCCGAGTATATGTTTTACCTACCTAGTCAGTTTAAGTTGTTTCGCTGGTTAGTCAGATTAAGCCGCTAA
- a CDS encoding amidoligase family protein produces MAFKTPPLTTTEAKEVRRVGFEIEFTGLTIGDATQILQKVFGGELEQKSAVEYVLHTPEYGKFKVELDWEFLKNTALEAKVKDDGHEWVDFLHQLALSVVPLEIVSPPFPLDELEKLDALIPALRDAGAKGTDDSVVAAFGVHINPELPSLDVQTVHSYLQAYGLLQWWLNEAHDVNLARKISPYIQLYSEDYVELLLDKTYTDMDALIDDYLLHNPSRNRALDMLPLFAFIDEEKVNNAVKDSKVNQRPTFHYRLPDCLIENTNWSFAMSWNIWYLVEALAADTKALDFLSRRFKEMSLPLIGVKRSDWVKEVSQWIKSRELG; encoded by the coding sequence ATGGCATTTAAAACTCCGCCTTTAACGACGACAGAAGCTAAAGAAGTTCGCCGTGTTGGGTTTGAGATCGAATTTACCGGTTTAACCATAGGGGACGCCACCCAAATACTGCAAAAGGTTTTTGGTGGTGAGCTAGAGCAAAAGTCCGCGGTAGAATACGTTTTACATACGCCTGAATACGGTAAGTTTAAAGTTGAATTAGACTGGGAGTTTCTTAAAAACACGGCGCTGGAGGCGAAAGTCAAAGATGATGGACACGAGTGGGTGGATTTTTTACATCAACTGGCGTTATCCGTGGTTCCATTGGAAATCGTATCTCCTCCATTCCCACTTGATGAGCTGGAAAAATTGGATGCGCTTATTCCAGCATTGCGTGATGCTGGTGCTAAAGGAACCGATGATTCAGTTGTTGCGGCTTTTGGCGTCCATATTAACCCAGAACTACCATCGCTAGATGTTCAGACGGTCCACTCCTATTTGCAAGCATATGGGTTACTTCAATGGTGGCTAAATGAAGCGCACGACGTTAATTTGGCGCGAAAAATCAGCCCTTACATCCAGTTATATTCTGAAGATTATGTTGAACTACTTCTCGACAAGACCTATACGGATATGGATGCGTTGATCGATGATTATCTTCTTCATAATCCGAGCCGGAACCGTGCATTAGATATGCTTCCACTATTTGCCTTTATTGATGAAGAAAAAGTGAATAATGCTGTGAAGGATAGCAAAGTAAATCAAAGGCCTACATTTCATTACCGCTTACCCGATTGTTTGATTGAAAATACAAATTGGAGCTTCGCGATGTCCTGGAATATATGGTATCTGGTCGAGGCTTTAGCTGCCGATACGAAGGCACTGGACTTTTTATCTCGTCGTTTTAAAGAAATGTCTCTGCCGCTTATCGGTGTAAAACGTAGTGATTGGGTTAAGGAAGTCAGTCAGTGGATAAAAAGCCGAGAATTGGGGTAA